The sequence AAGAATGGATTCGGAAGGAATTCCGTAAGCAGTCATTCAGTCGTAGTTTTACATTGGATGAATCCGTTGCGGCAGAAAAGATCAGTGCCCGGTATGAGAACGGCATACTCTATTTATCGCTGCCAAAAAACGAAAAAGCACTTTCGTTGTCGAGGACCATCAATGTTGAATAAAGGGGGGATTATCCCTCCCTTTTCCAGTTGAAAAGCAAGGGTATGGAAACGAATTTTTATATCCTGGTACACATTAAAACACCGGAACAATTGCAAACCATTGGCAAATTTTTTATTGGCAATGATCGACAGTTTGCCAATGGCTTATTTCTTCAATTGAATGGCAATCCGGCAATCGACAACCAGGGGGTTTTATTTGTTGAACTTATGGAAACCATTCACGGGCTTCCGGTCAATATACAATTGCTGGCTTGTACCTTAAACGAGCTAACCGAAAATTACCGGATCATCACCAGGGAAGTTTTCAGGCAATCGCACCTGGATGATGTAAGGTTATGAATGCATCACTGCGGCAAATATGTCACTGTTCATTTGCTTATCCAGTCCGGCATTCATCTGGTAAGTAAGGATGGTACCGTCTTTCATTACTTCCACGATCCGGTAACCAATATAGGGCAGTCCCCATGAGCCGCCGACATGCGCGTCAAACACATAATGGATACCATCTCTGGTCTTCACTTCATCAATATCATGGTCGTGGCCATGAAAGACCGCTTTGATGTTATTATGCCTTTTAAAGTGGGTGGTAAGGTCGGGGCAGTCCATACCACCACCTGTCCATTTGAATGGCGTGATATGCATAAAAACAAAAAGGTGCTTGCTTTTTTTATGTGCGTTCAGCAAGGCTTTAGCTTTCTGCTGGTCCGGACAAATATAATCCCCATATTGTGAGGCTGTATTCAGGACCACAAAACTGCAGTTCTTCCTGGTAAAGTCGTAATGCCATCCTTTTCCGAATGCCTCCATCCATGCCTGTTCGCTGATTTTATCATGGTTGCCATGTGATACATAATAGGGCATGGCCAATTCATCCCATTTCTTTTTGACCGGAAGCAGGAAGCTGGGTTCATCATGAAAAAGATCGCCATTAACAAAAGTGAAATCGATCCCCCTGCCAGATTTTTCCCGGTTCAGGGCCCCGATGACCAGGTTATGCATCTCGTCAAACTGCGTCTGGGCCTGGCCGTAATGGCCATCGGATACTACTGCAAAGCGCAAGGTAACCTGGTCTTCTGATGGCAGGGTGAACCATGAGCCGCTCCAGGGTACCAGCTTATTGCCAATGCCCAGCAGCATGGCAGATTTCAAGGTGTATTCCAGGAATTCCCGTCTACCTAACATGTGATTTGCTTTTAATCAGGAGCAGTACACCAATATCATTTTCACCGGTTTAAGGTATTACTAAAATTTTATTCCGGAACAACCCAGCCGCCAGGGATTATTTCATCCTGCTCCAGATCTCATAAATAGGATCACCTTTGGAGCTTAGCCCGCTATGGTGCCAGTCCCCGTTTTCTATTTTGCCATCAAAACTGAGTGATGCCCCAACACGGTTTCCATCCCGGCTGAAGAATTCGATATGTTCGGTGTATTTACCGTTCGCAAAGGTATAGGTGCCGCCGCCTGTTCCTGAAAACTCACCCGTTTCAATATTGATGGCCATCCACTGGAAACGCGTGCCGGTTAGCAGCTTCAGGGTGCGCCGGGGACGAAGCGGTATTTCATTCATGGTTTCACCCTGTTTCCTGCCAGTGATACGCCAGTTGCCGGCAAGTGGTCCCTTGCCATCATCCACCTGCTTCATGGTTTTGGCAGCGCCTAAACCATCTATGGTTAAGGTGGCGGTTTTCTTTATGGGCAATACCCTTTCTTTACCCACCTGGTCTTTCTCCTTTGAATCGAACTCCACTTTTATTTTCAGGTTATTGCCTTCCAGGCTATATGGACCGCCCCAGGTCTGCTCAAATGTTTTTGCGCCGATATCAAATTTCGCATACACAAAATAGCCATCCATCATGCAGATCGTTTCGCCAGGGTCGCTGGCATTTTGCCAGGCACCGGAAAGTGTTGCATTAGGTTGTGCTGCTACCTCAGTAGCGGGCAATAAAAACAAGAAAAATGAATACAGCAGGAGGATCGTTTTCATTTTCTGAACTTTAATTAAAGGTAGCATATCCTACACTCAATGCCTGATTGAAATCATTGCGCAACCTCTTTCCAACGGAACATCAAGTATCACCTGGTCACCCTTTATGGTGGGTTGCAATGGCAGGCCCTTACTTTTTCCCGGGTACCATACCTCACAGGTGCTAATTTTGAACCCCGACTTAACTGTCACGCTCACCAGTTTTGCTTTTCCATATACAACAGGTATTACATATCCTTCGGGTGTCTTGAACAGGTTTGCCTTGGCCAGGTTATTGCCTACTGCGACCACATGGGGTTTAAGCACCCATTCGCGGCCGCGCATCAGGTGCATTAAGGGGGCGTACTCCCTGTAATAACTATCGACCAGGCTGTCTGGCATAATGGAATGGTCATTTGCGGGATAAGGGCACATGGGAAAAACGCCCATATAGAGGTATTTCTGGAAGAAGTTATCTGGACCTTCCTTTTTTACAGTAGCCGCTTTGTCCGTCCAGCCCAATGCCGGCTTTTCCACGCATAGAAAAGCACTCAGGTTTAAAGGCGCACCAGCATAAGTGAACTCATCATATATGCCATCCACCTGGTTTAAAAGGTCAATCCTTTTGATGTGATTATTGACAAAGATCATTTTGTCCGAATGGTGCATCATAGGTCCCAGGGTATCCATCAATGCTTTGTAGGAATGAAGGAGGGATCGTACAGGCTTTCCATTAAACCAGGTCTTGCCGTCATCTGCCTCTTCATTAAACATTCGCAGCCAGTCCAACCGGTCAATACAAAGTCCATCGGCATCAGGTATATTCCTGGTATGCCGCTGCGCCTGCTGGAGCAGGAAATCTTTGTAGGCCGGGTCCCCGCAATCCAGCACAATGCCATCTTCCCAGGTATAGAAAGGGCCGCCTGGAGTTAACCTGTCATCACCTGAGCGGTCCATTTGTTTCGATACCCTTAAGCGGGCATTTGGAAGATGGTGATACAGGAAGTCATTGCAATCTTTCCAATCATCGGTTTTGGTCCCCGAATATGGTGGTTGCGGATATTTCACGTGTGCCCCAAATTCTGTTACATTGAAATAATTAAGGACATGGAATCCATTTTTTTTCATCTGGTTCGCATATGCCGACATCCTGCTCATGGACATGGTGCTGTCCCCGAATCGTTTCCATTCCTGGTCTTTTTCAACAGGCGGCAGGAACATGCCCATATAAGGGAAGTCGAAACTTGCCTGCCAGTTAGTGGAAAAATCCAGCGCCTTCATCTTATCCGGATCAATTACTTCAAACGGCCCGGCATAAGCGGAGGTCCCTGCCAATTGATGGGCCTGTTTATTTTTTGGTTGGAAATAACCAGGATACCGGGTCGTCATCCAACCCAGGCCTGCACGCCAGTCAGCTGCATGTGCTGTGATATCCAAAGAAAACTGCAATGCCTGTTCCTTTGAAATACGGTTGAAAAGCCTGCTGAATAATACGCCGCCACCTTTTATGGTTTTCATTTCCATATCTATGATATCATCAGCGGGAGAAAGTGCTATAGTTAAGCCTTCATCTTCTTTAGGTTCCAGTATCGAGACCATAGGAATGCAGAACAGGTTGCCCTGGAAAGGGCAGATGTATAATTTCGGATCGTCATGGGTATAATGTGGCAGGCCATAGTGATAGGTAGCATCCGAGAAGGGAACTGCCACGAGTGGATCGACCCATTCATTATTTCCGGCACCAATAAAATCGTTCATATCTGAGCCGCCTGCGACAGGAAGGAGGCGAGCACGCAAGGCATTGTCAATGGCTGCTGTATCATATTGCGGTGCCGCCCAGGATGTCCAAAATCGCGTTTGCGCCCCTGCCGGATAGGATAATTCAGTGATGATCTCACCATCCCAGGGTTGGTCTTTTCCGCGGATATCCATTTCCCATCGGATGCTGTTACCGGCAGGAATGTATTTTTCAATAAGCACGCAGGACTGGTGCAATGAATCGTTAACAAGCACTTTGCTGAATTGAAGGACGCCTGATTTATTTTTTTGGACTGTTGTCTTACCCAACTGGCGGCATCCTGCAATACGTGTAAAAGCCTGCAATGGTTTACCGGCATTGTTTTTTCCATTTGTAACGCGGATGATCTTACCCTCAGGGGACAACTCAATGCTGATCCCGTTTGCGGTTACCAAATAATTGAGTGTGGTACCCGGTACGCCCGTCCATGACACTATCAAAGAAAAAAGGCTGGACATGAAGATCCAGGTATACCATTGATT comes from Flavihumibacter fluvii and encodes:
- a CDS encoding metallophosphoesterase family protein, coding for MLGRREFLEYTLKSAMLLGIGNKLVPWSGSWFTLPSEDQVTLRFAVVSDGHYGQAQTQFDEMHNLVIGALNREKSGRGIDFTFVNGDLFHDEPSFLLPVKKKWDELAMPYYVSHGNHDKISEQAWMEAFGKGWHYDFTRKNCSFVVLNTASQYGDYICPDQQKAKALLNAHKKSKHLFVFMHITPFKWTGGGMDCPDLTTHFKRHNNIKAVFHGHDHDIDEVKTRDGIHYVFDAHVGGSWGLPYIGYRIVEVMKDGTILTYQMNAGLDKQMNSDIFAAVMHS